The Bifidobacterium eulemuris genome includes a window with the following:
- a CDS encoding shikimate dehydrogenase family protein yields MTTINHRCAVLGKPIAHSLSPVLHNAAYRALGLDDWEYTKHEVGEDDLAGFLAALDPSWRGLSLTMPLKQTIQPYGTPSNLWARELGVANTAVLDWSDARPDSPTIKLYNTDVIGIQLAFDCACSTYGIVAPDTRQGHAVVIGNGNTASSAVAACTMMPEIGHITVIARNPDKNPSLRPLAEKFLRHGNALRTIDITDIETVLHAFATADIVINTIPGRAADPLADLLSESHAAPRADARLLDVVYDPRPTKLMTAWRSRGGVAIGGEEMLLYQALIQVLLMTGVWDGDPPSDADERLQDITTDDDQLEIAMRQALEEAL; encoded by the coding sequence ATGACGACGATCAACCACCGTTGCGCCGTGTTGGGCAAGCCGATCGCGCATTCGCTGTCGCCGGTGCTGCACAACGCCGCATACCGCGCGCTCGGACTCGACGATTGGGAATACACCAAACATGAGGTGGGAGAGGACGATCTCGCCGGATTCCTCGCCGCACTCGACCCGTCATGGCGCGGACTGAGTCTGACCATGCCGTTGAAGCAGACCATCCAGCCATACGGCACGCCCTCCAACCTATGGGCGCGCGAACTCGGCGTGGCCAACACCGCGGTGCTCGACTGGAGCGACGCTCGACCGGATTCGCCGACGATCAAGCTGTACAACACCGACGTGATCGGCATCCAGCTCGCCTTCGACTGCGCCTGCAGCACATACGGCATCGTCGCCCCGGACACAAGACAAGGGCATGCGGTGGTGATCGGCAACGGCAACACCGCCTCCTCCGCGGTGGCCGCATGCACGATGATGCCCGAAATCGGCCATATCACCGTCATCGCCCGCAATCCGGACAAAAACCCGTCCCTGCGTCCGCTGGCCGAGAAATTCCTGCGCCACGGCAACGCCCTGCGCACCATCGACATAACCGACATCGAAACGGTGCTGCACGCATTCGCCACAGCGGATATCGTCATCAACACCATCCCCGGCCGGGCCGCCGACCCGCTGGCCGACCTGCTCTCCGAATCGCACGCCGCGCCACGCGCCGACGCGCGGCTGCTCGACGTGGTCTACGATCCGCGACCGACCAAACTCATGACGGCATGGCGCTCGCGGGGAGGAGTCGCCATCGGCGGCGAGGAGATGCTGCTCTACCAGGCGCTGATCCAGGTGCTGCTGATGACCGGCGTCTGGGACGGCGATCCGCCCAGCGACGCCGACGAACGTCTGCAGGACATCACCACGGACGACGACCAGTTGGAGATCGCCATGAGACAGGCTCTTGAGGAGGCATTATGA
- the rapZ gene encoding RNase adapter RapZ — translation MTIRNVSAQDSTPEPANEFEVLLITGMSGAGRSRAADSIEDMGWYVVDNMPPKLLIPLVDMMTTSGTHDGGVHKLAAVIDVRSRAYFDDLAEVFSHLDDLGVKTRILFLDASDEVLIKRYESVRRPHPLQHGNRLIDGIEEERELLANLKERADIMIDTSLLSIHQLSTKLYEAMLGSGPSTVSVHIFSFGFKYGTPTDADFVADVRFLPNPFWVPNLRELTGMDKPVSDYVLSSPGAEAFLDAYEQAIATALEGYAQEDKHFVTIAIGCTGGQHRSVAMSEELARRLRARGLSVTVSARESAKHHM, via the coding sequence ATGACGATTCGGAACGTTTCCGCGCAGGACTCCACACCGGAGCCCGCCAACGAGTTCGAGGTGCTGCTCATCACCGGCATGAGCGGAGCCGGCCGTTCCCGCGCGGCAGACAGCATCGAGGATATGGGCTGGTACGTGGTCGACAATATGCCGCCCAAACTGCTCATCCCGCTGGTCGATATGATGACCACCTCGGGCACGCATGACGGAGGCGTGCACAAACTCGCCGCCGTGATCGACGTGCGCTCGCGCGCCTACTTCGACGATCTGGCCGAAGTGTTCAGTCATCTGGACGATCTGGGGGTCAAAACCCGCATCCTCTTCCTCGACGCCAGCGACGAGGTGCTGATCAAGCGCTACGAGTCGGTGCGCCGACCGCACCCGCTTCAGCATGGCAACCGTCTGATCGACGGCATCGAAGAGGAACGCGAGCTGCTCGCCAACCTCAAGGAACGCGCCGACATCATGATCGACACCTCGCTGTTGAGCATCCACCAATTGTCCACCAAACTCTATGAGGCGATGCTCGGGTCGGGGCCGTCCACGGTGAGCGTGCATATCTTCAGCTTCGGATTCAAATACGGCACCCCCACCGACGCCGATTTCGTGGCGGACGTGCGTTTTCTGCCGAATCCGTTCTGGGTGCCGAATCTGCGCGAGCTCACCGGCATGGACAAACCCGTCAGCGACTACGTGCTCTCCAGCCCCGGAGCCGAGGCTTTCCTCGACGCCTATGAGCAGGCCATCGCCACGGCGCTGGAGGGATACGCCCAGGAGGACAAGCATTTCGTCACCATCGCCATCGGATGCACGGGCGGACAGCACCGTTCGGTCGCGATGAGCGAGGAACTGGCGCGCAGGCTCCGCGCGCGCGGCCTGTCGGTCACGGTTTCCGCACGGGAGTCCGCGAAGCATCATATGTGA
- the whiA gene encoding DNA-binding protein WhiA yields the protein MALLDDVKSELTALEGDSPAAIKAQAAAMIRFGGGLRPVQNTYVIQASFTSPDAAQWLRDTIRTVYGHEAEVNHITRQTPNGIIEQYVVLVTRGVAALALQTGLLDRRKQPVHGLPADIVNGSIAQIKAAWRGAFLTRGSLSDPGKASYMEIVCPTEEAAMALCGAARRLGISAKHRQLRSSERVTLKDPDAIERMLKLMGAPRSAREWTGKRSDGEARGKANRLANFDDANMRRSAKAAAEASEKVQHAFEVLGDNIPDNLRQAGQLRIEHVDKSLEELGKLADPQITKDAIAGRIRRLLQLAEKTEKARAQKG from the coding sequence TTGGCACTTCTGGATGACGTGAAAAGCGAATTGACCGCCCTTGAGGGCGATTCGCCGGCAGCCATCAAAGCGCAGGCTGCGGCCATGATCCGCTTCGGCGGCGGCCTCCGCCCGGTGCAGAACACCTACGTGATCCAAGCGTCTTTCACTTCCCCTGACGCCGCGCAGTGGCTGCGCGACACCATCAGGACGGTGTACGGCCATGAGGCGGAAGTCAACCACATCACCCGCCAGACCCCCAACGGCATCATCGAACAGTACGTGGTGCTCGTCACCCGCGGCGTGGCCGCCCTGGCGTTGCAGACCGGCCTGTTGGACCGCCGTAAGCAGCCCGTGCACGGCCTGCCCGCCGATATCGTCAACGGCAGCATCGCCCAGATCAAAGCGGCCTGGCGCGGCGCGTTCCTGACCCGCGGTTCGCTGTCCGACCCGGGCAAGGCCAGCTATATGGAGATCGTCTGCCCGACCGAGGAGGCCGCCATGGCGTTATGCGGCGCCGCCCGCCGTCTCGGCATCTCGGCCAAACACCGCCAGTTGCGCAGCTCCGAACGCGTCACATTGAAGGATCCCGACGCCATCGAACGCATGCTCAAGCTGATGGGCGCCCCGCGTTCGGCCCGCGAGTGGACCGGCAAGCGTTCCGATGGAGAGGCGCGCGGCAAGGCCAACAGGCTCGCCAACTTCGACGACGCGAATATGCGCCGCAGCGCCAAGGCCGCGGCCGAGGCCAGCGAGAAGGTGCAGCACGCCTTCGAAGTGCTCGGAGACAACATCCCCGACAATCTGCGCCAGGCCGGCCAGCTGCGCATCGAACATGTGGACAAGAGCCTCGAGGAGCTCGGCAAGCTCGCCGACCCCCAGATCACCAAGGACGCCATCGCCGGCCGCATCCGCCGTCTGCTGCAGCTTGCGGAGAAAACCGAGAAGGCGCGCGCGCAGAAGGGCTGA
- a CDS encoding phosphoglycerate kinase: MKTLKDLGDLKGKRVLVRADFNVPLDGTTITDDGRIKAALPTITALREEGAKVILMAHLGRPKGQAVPELSLAPVAARLGELLGVEVPLAADTYGEDAQAKVAAMNDGDVVLLQNVRYNPEETSKDAEERSAYAKKIAALGDAFVSDGFGVVHRAQGSNYDVAADLPAAAGLLVEKEVTALSKATVNPERPLTVVLGGSKVSDKLGVIENLLGKADRLVIGGGMVFTFLKAKGLEVGTSLLEEDQIDKVKGYIATAEANGVELVLPTDIVVNPGFPAGDTPVAPEVVAADAIPADKMGLDIGPDSQKLFHDKIVDSKTVVWNGPMGVFEIAEFADGTRAVAQGLVDATAAGAFTIVGGGDSASAVRNLGFPEDGFSHISTGGGASLEFLEGKELPGLTVLA; the protein is encoded by the coding sequence ATGAAGACACTCAAGGATCTCGGAGATCTCAAGGGCAAGCGCGTGCTGGTGCGTGCGGATTTCAACGTTCCGCTGGACGGCACCACCATCACCGACGACGGCCGCATCAAGGCCGCCCTGCCCACCATCACTGCGCTGCGCGAAGAGGGTGCGAAGGTCATCCTGATGGCCCACCTCGGCCGTCCGAAGGGACAGGCCGTTCCCGAGCTGAGCCTGGCTCCCGTGGCCGCCCGCCTCGGCGAGCTGCTCGGCGTCGAGGTCCCGCTGGCCGCCGACACCTACGGCGAGGACGCCCAGGCCAAGGTCGCCGCGATGAACGACGGCGACGTGGTGCTGCTGCAGAACGTGCGCTACAACCCGGAGGAGACCAGCAAGGACGCCGAGGAGCGCTCCGCCTACGCCAAGAAGATCGCCGCTCTCGGCGACGCCTTCGTTTCCGACGGTTTCGGTGTGGTCCACCGCGCCCAGGGCTCCAACTACGATGTGGCCGCCGATCTGCCGGCCGCCGCCGGCCTGCTGGTCGAGAAGGAAGTCACCGCCCTGTCCAAGGCCACCGTGAACCCGGAGCGTCCGCTCACCGTGGTGCTCGGCGGATCCAAGGTCTCCGACAAGCTCGGCGTGATCGAGAACCTGCTCGGCAAGGCCGACCGCCTCGTCATCGGCGGCGGTATGGTGTTCACCTTCCTCAAGGCCAAGGGTCTTGAGGTCGGCACCTCCCTGCTCGAAGAGGACCAGATCGACAAGGTCAAGGGCTATATCGCCACCGCCGAGGCCAACGGCGTCGAACTGGTGCTCCCGACCGACATCGTCGTCAACCCGGGCTTCCCGGCCGGCGACACCCCGGTCGCTCCCGAGGTCGTGGCCGCCGACGCCATCCCGGCCGACAAGATGGGTCTGGATATCGGCCCCGACTCCCAGAAGCTGTTCCACGACAAGATCGTCGATTCCAAGACCGTCGTGTGGAACGGCCCGATGGGCGTGTTCGAGATCGCCGAGTTCGCCGACGGCACGCGCGCCGTGGCCCAGGGCCTGGTCGACGCGACCGCGGCCGGCGCGTTCACCATCGTCGGTGGCGGCGATTCCGCCTCCGCCGTGCGCAACCTCGGCTTCCCGGAGGATGGCTTCTCGCACATCTCCACCGGTGGCGGCGCCTCCCTCGAGTTCCTCGAGGGCAAGGAACTGCCCGGTCTGACGGTGCTCGCCTGA
- the tpiA gene encoding triose-phosphate isomerase, whose amino-acid sequence MASTRIPLVAGNWKMNFDHLEATYFVQKLAWLLRDARFEYKRCEVALFPAFTALRSVQVLVESEKLNITYGAQSVSVTTQGAFTGDVSADMLTRLGCSYVIVGHSERRKYHPEDDANIVDQVRAVLAADMVPILCVGESFEERRQGIELDFAVSQVRDVTRDLSDEEAAKLIIAYEPVWAIGTGMVATPQSAQEAAKAIRDDLTGSFGAKVGNAVRILYGGSVTSGNAAQLIGEADVDGFLIGGASLDVDELAKIARLTAKSAR is encoded by the coding sequence ATGGCGTCCACGCGCATCCCACTGGTGGCCGGCAATTGGAAAATGAATTTCGACCATCTCGAAGCCACGTATTTCGTGCAGAAGCTCGCGTGGCTGCTGCGTGACGCCCGATTCGAATACAAGCGCTGCGAGGTGGCGCTGTTCCCCGCATTCACCGCCCTGCGCAGCGTGCAGGTGCTGGTCGAATCCGAAAAGCTCAACATCACCTACGGCGCGCAATCCGTTTCGGTGACCACGCAGGGCGCGTTCACCGGCGACGTCTCAGCCGATATGCTCACGCGTCTGGGATGCTCCTATGTGATCGTCGGCCATTCGGAACGCCGCAAGTACCATCCCGAGGACGACGCGAACATCGTCGACCAGGTCAGGGCCGTGCTCGCCGCGGATATGGTTCCGATCCTATGCGTCGGCGAAAGCTTCGAGGAACGCCGGCAGGGCATCGAACTCGACTTCGCCGTAAGCCAGGTGCGCGACGTGACCCGCGATCTGAGCGACGAGGAGGCCGCCAAGCTCATCATCGCCTACGAGCCCGTCTGGGCGATCGGCACCGGCATGGTGGCGACTCCGCAATCCGCGCAGGAGGCCGCCAAAGCCATCCGCGACGACCTGACCGGCTCGTTTGGCGCGAAGGTCGGCAACGCCGTGCGCATTCTCTACGGCGGATCGGTCACCTCCGGCAACGCCGCCCAGCTCATCGGCGAGGCCGATGTGGATGGGTTCCTGATCGGCGGCGCCTCGCTTGACGTGGATGAGCTGGCGAAAATCGCCCGTCTGACGGCCAAATCCGCCCGTTAA
- a CDS encoding zinc-binding dehydrogenase, which produces MRTVTLTEPTQAKDLRLTERPIPQVKPGWVLVKVHAFGLNHSEQLLRLEEITEPYITKPIIPGIECVGEIVDSSDSGFKLGEHVVSLMGGMGRTFDGGYAEYALLPEHHVFRAPSDMPWESLAAVPETYFTAWGSLFECLDLRAADTLLVRGATCALGYAAVQIAKALGCRVIATTHRESKLELLRECGVDEAIVDDGVLEGHVRGVTKALELVGPATLRDTLRAVERGGVVCNTGILGGVYTLDGFDPIKGIPNGVYLTGFFSNFPDQRTMDAIFDFLRGHDLRPCLGCVYPFEDIGRAWQDSEAGLVNGKIVIRVD; this is translated from the coding sequence ATGCGTACTGTGACATTGACCGAGCCGACGCAGGCGAAGGATCTGCGGCTGACGGAGCGTCCCATCCCCCAAGTCAAGCCCGGCTGGGTGCTGGTGAAGGTGCATGCGTTCGGACTGAACCATTCCGAGCAGCTGCTGCGCCTCGAGGAGATCACCGAGCCGTATATCACAAAGCCGATTATCCCCGGCATCGAATGCGTGGGTGAGATCGTGGACTCCTCCGACAGTGGTTTCAAGCTGGGCGAGCATGTGGTGTCGCTGATGGGCGGTATGGGACGCACCTTCGACGGTGGATACGCCGAGTACGCGTTGCTGCCCGAACACCATGTGTTCCGCGCGCCCTCCGATATGCCTTGGGAATCGCTTGCGGCGGTGCCGGAGACCTATTTCACCGCATGGGGGTCGCTGTTCGAATGCCTCGACCTGCGTGCGGCGGACACCCTGCTGGTGCGTGGCGCGACCTGCGCGTTGGGCTATGCCGCCGTGCAGATCGCCAAGGCCTTGGGCTGCCGTGTGATCGCCACCACGCATCGCGAATCGAAGCTGGAGCTGTTGCGCGAATGCGGTGTGGACGAGGCGATCGTCGACGACGGTGTGTTGGAAGGGCATGTGCGCGGGGTGACGAAGGCGTTGGAACTCGTCGGTCCCGCCACGCTCCGCGACACCCTGCGTGCGGTGGAGCGCGGCGGCGTCGTCTGCAACACGGGGATTCTCGGCGGTGTGTACACGTTGGACGGATTCGACCCGATCAAGGGCATTCCCAACGGCGTGTATCTGACCGGCTTCTTCAGCAATTTCCCCGACCAGCGGACGATGGACGCGATTTTCGACTTTCTGCGCGGGCATGATCTGCGTCCATGCCTCGGATGCGTGTATCCGTTCGAAGACATCGGTCGGGCATGGCAGGACAGCGAAGCCGGCCTGGTGAACGGCAAAATCGTGATCCGTGTGGATTAA
- a CDS encoding peptide ABC transporter substrate-binding protein, translated as MNRSIPVIASACAVLIALSGCSAAGTQNTETEPIISTAITDPQNPLVPGNTAEPSGGRVVDELFAGLVSYDPDGTTRNEIASSITSNEDATEFTITLEDGWTFTDGTPVTASSFADAWNYTANAANGQLNASFFDSIEGYEELQRDDVSADETMSGLTVVDDLTLRVTMSKPDSAFPNKLGVNAYYPLPQSFYDDPEAFGQNPVGNGPYKLEEWDHGTSITIVKNEDYHGNRTVRNGGIEFRIYTDTEAAYADAQAGNIDLLDSIPNSALDTFQNEENLNAYSQPGSGISMFSIPATAEHFGWDEEGRLRRQAISMAIDRDAINEKIYDGRVTPATDFTSPRIPGYSDELEGSDVLDYNPDKARELWEQANAISEWSGEFTLTYNADAGNKIWVDAVCNSIKNVLGIEASGNPIATFSELLQEVSDRAITTAFRRAWTPDYPSMENYLARQYASSAADGLGRNDVDYKNAEFDALIDQAASAGSEEEAQALYQRSEEILLRDLPAIPLWYGNVSGVYAKDVDNVEIDFKNIPVYEAITK; from the coding sequence ATGAACCGGAGCATTCCCGTCATCGCATCGGCCTGCGCGGTTTTGATCGCGCTGTCAGGATGCTCGGCCGCCGGAACGCAGAACACCGAAACCGAGCCCATCATCTCCACGGCCATCACCGACCCGCAGAATCCGCTGGTGCCCGGCAACACCGCCGAACCCTCCGGCGGACGCGTGGTCGATGAGCTGTTCGCCGGACTGGTGTCCTACGATCCCGACGGCACCACGCGCAACGAGATCGCCTCCAGCATCACCTCGAACGAGGACGCCACCGAATTCACCATCACGTTGGAAGACGGTTGGACGTTCACCGACGGCACTCCCGTCACCGCAAGCTCGTTCGCCGACGCGTGGAACTACACCGCCAACGCGGCCAACGGCCAGCTGAACGCATCCTTCTTCGACTCCATCGAAGGCTATGAGGAGCTGCAGCGGGACGACGTCTCCGCCGACGAGACGATGAGCGGACTGACCGTGGTCGACGATCTGACGCTGCGTGTGACCATGTCGAAGCCGGATTCCGCATTCCCGAACAAGCTGGGCGTCAACGCCTACTATCCGCTGCCTCAATCCTTCTACGACGATCCGGAGGCGTTCGGGCAGAACCCGGTCGGCAATGGACCGTACAAACTCGAGGAATGGGACCACGGCACCAGCATCACCATCGTCAAAAACGAGGACTACCACGGCAACCGCACGGTGAGGAACGGCGGCATCGAATTCCGCATCTACACCGACACCGAAGCGGCCTACGCCGACGCGCAGGCCGGCAACATCGACCTGTTGGACTCCATCCCCAACAGCGCGCTCGACACCTTCCAAAACGAAGAGAACCTCAACGCGTACTCGCAGCCGGGCTCCGGCATCTCCATGTTCTCGATCCCCGCCACGGCGGAGCATTTCGGATGGGACGAGGAGGGGCGCCTGCGCCGACAAGCCATCTCCATGGCCATCGACCGCGACGCCATCAACGAGAAGATCTACGACGGACGCGTCACCCCGGCCACCGACTTCACCTCACCGCGCATTCCCGGCTACTCCGACGAGCTCGAAGGCAGCGACGTGCTCGACTACAATCCCGACAAAGCGCGCGAACTATGGGAGCAGGCCAACGCGATCAGCGAATGGAGCGGCGAATTCACCCTCACCTACAACGCCGACGCCGGCAACAAGATCTGGGTGGACGCCGTATGCAACTCCATCAAGAACGTGCTGGGCATCGAGGCCTCGGGCAATCCCATCGCCACCTTCAGCGAACTGCTGCAGGAGGTGTCCGACCGCGCCATCACCACCGCATTCCGCCGCGCGTGGACGCCCGACTACCCGTCCATGGAGAACTATCTCGCCCGCCAATACGCCTCGTCCGCCGCGGACGGATTGGGCCGCAACGACGTGGACTACAAGAACGCCGAATTCGACGCGCTGATCGACCAGGCGGCCAGCGCGGGCAGCGAAGAGGAGGCGCAGGCGCTCTACCAGCGAAGCGAGGAGATCCTGCTGCGCGATCTGCCCGCCATCCCGCTGTGGTACGGCAATGTCTCCGGCGTCTATGCTAAGGATGTGGATAACGTGGAGATCGACTTCAAGAACATTCCCGTCTATGAAGCCATCACCAAATAA
- a CDS encoding winged helix-turn-helix transcriptional regulator, with product MLTKEEMPACPVATTVQLIGSKWKLLILRNLMQRPWRFNELLRDLDGISRKVLTDSLRSLEADGLITRTVYPEIPPHTEYAMSDIGNAMRPIIKAMEQWGTAYKAYLDRHAS from the coding sequence ATGCTCACCAAAGAGGAGATGCCGGCGTGCCCGGTCGCCACCACCGTGCAGCTCATCGGCAGCAAATGGAAACTGCTGATCCTGCGCAATCTGATGCAGCGCCCCTGGCGGTTCAACGAACTGCTGCGCGACCTCGACGGCATCAGCCGCAAAGTGCTCACCGACAGTCTGCGCTCGTTGGAGGCGGACGGGCTGATCACCCGCACGGTGTATCCGGAGATCCCTCCGCACACCGAGTACGCCATGAGTGATATCGGCAACGCCATGCGCCCGATCATCAAGGCCATGGAACAGTGGGGGACCGCCTACAAGGCGTATCTCGACCGGCATGCGTCGTAA